The Coffea eugenioides isolate CCC68of chromosome 8, Ceug_1.0, whole genome shotgun sequence genome has a segment encoding these proteins:
- the LOC113779279 gene encoding pentatricopeptide repeat-containing protein At3g16610: MPCPIPKKSVNAVQSYKQIPSYHFNDYLHLLEDCISSKSLTPGKLIHQNLLKNPNFNTKNKSCITLLDKLSKLFITCSKPELAHKTFNSIPSPERQKKGILWNQLIRSYAWEGPFENAIHLYYEMVDIGVKPTKFTYPFVLKACAALQDIDNGVKIHDHVKRDGLASDVYISTALVDLYVKCGCLLEARQVFDEMPERDVVAWNAMISGFSIHGMYGDVIHLLLEMQEVGVSPNSSTFVTILPVIGEANEVIAGKAVHGLSVRRGIDSDVMMGTGLLDMYGKCGWLVYARRIFHAMTFRNEVTWSAMIGACIACDCTQEGLELFEQMRVEDVGSLSPVTLATVIRGTAKLIDLKVGKQIHGYTVKLGSNLVLMVANTLLSMYAKCGILDDATKFFEEMSFKDSVSYSALISGCIQNGSAEEALQIFRAMQLSAVEPILATMMGLLPACSHVAALRHGYSCHAYSIVRGFTADVSLCNALIDMYSKCGKIDVARVVFDKMHKKDLVSWNAMIIGYGIHGLGVEAISVFQNMQVVGQNPDEVTFIGLLSACSHSGLVAEGKHWFQSMSQEFSIKPRIDHYLCIVDLLGRNGLLDEAFNFIQGMPLKPDVRIWNALLSACRVYKKIELVEEISNKIQSLGPESTGNFVLLSNIYSTVGRWDDAADVRVMQKGLGFRKSPGSSWIEVNGVIHAFVGGDRSHSQSAKINEKLLQLQAEMKKLGYMAEPDFVYQDVEDEEKEHILLYHSEKLAVAFGLLNLDEEKAIFVTKNLRVCGDCHTALKFMTLITKRQIILRDTVRFHHFSEGRCSCGDFW; the protein is encoded by the coding sequence ATGCCATGCCCAATCCCAAAGAAATCAGTTAACGCTGTCCAGAGTTATAAACAAATCCCCTCATATCATTTCAATGATTATCTTCATCTCCTTGAAGATTGCATATCATCAAAATCATTAACACCAGGCAAACTAATCCATCAAAATCTCCTCAAAAACCCGAACTTTAACACCAAAAACAAATCTTGTATTACGTTACTGGATAAGCTTTCTAAGCTCTTTATTACATGCAGCAAACCAGAACTAGCTCATAAAACCTTCAACTCAATCCCAAGCCCAGAAAGGCAAAAGAAGGGAATTTTATGGAACCAATTGATTAGGTCCTACGCTTGGGAAGGACCCTTTGAGAACGCCATCCATTTGTACTATGAGATGGTGGATATTGGAGTCAAACCCACAAAATTTACATACCCTTTTGTCCTTAAAGCTTGTGCTGCATTGCAAGATATAGATAATGGTGTGAAGATTCATGATCATGTAAAAAGAGATGGGCTTGCCTCAGATGTTTATATTTCTACAGCTTTGGTTGATTTGTATGTTAAATGTGGGTGTTTGCTTGAGGCGAGACaggtgtttgatgaaatgcctgaGAGAGATGTTGTTGCATGGAATGCAATGATTTCAGGGTTCTCGATTCATGGGATGTATGGGGATGTGATTCATTTACTTTTGGAAATGCAAGAAGTGGGAGTGAGTCCTAATTCTTCAACTTTTGTGACCATTTTGCCAGTGATTGGGGAGGCGAATGAGGTGATTGCTGGAAAGGCTGTTCACGGGTTGTCTGTGAGGAGGGGAATTGATAGTGATGTCATGATGGGAACAGGGCTTTTGGATATGTATGGAAAATGTGGGTGGTTAGTTTATGCAAGGAGGATATTTCATGCAATGACTTTCAGAAATGAGGTGACCTGGAGTGCGATGATTGGAGCTTGTATTGCTTGTGATTGCACTCAAGAGGGGCTGGAATTGTTTGAGCAAATGAGGGTGGAGGATGTTGGAAGTCTTTCACCTGTAACACTTGCAACTGTTATCCGAGGTACGGCTAAGCTGATTGATCTGAAGGTAGGAAAACAGATACATGGTTACACTGTTAAGTTAGGGTCCAATTTGGTTTTGATGGTTGCTAATACACTTCTTTCAATGTATGCAAAATGTGGTATTCTGGATGATGCAACAAAGTTCTTTGAGGAAATGAGTTTCAAGGACTCTGTTTCTTATAGTGCTCTTATCTCCGGATGTATTCAAAATGGAAGTGCAGAGGAGGCTTTGCAAATTTTCCGTGCAATGCAGTTGTCTGCAGTTGAGCCAATATTAGCAACCATGATGGGACTCTTGCCAGCTTGTTCACATGTGGCAGCTCTACGACATGGGTATTCTTGTCATGCTTATTCTATAGTGCGTGGATTCACTGCAGATGTGTCGCTTTGTAATGCTTTAATTGACATGTATTCCAAGTGTGGTAAGATTGACGTGGCCAGAGTTGTTTTTGATAAGATGCATAAGAAGGATTTAGTCTCTTGGAATGCAATGATCATTGGTTATGGAATTCATGGACTTGGAGTCGAAGCTATTTCAGTGTTCCAGAATATGCAGGTTGTCGGACAAAATCCAGATGAAGTAACTTTTATTGGTCTTTTATCTGCTTGCAGTCACTCAGGACTTGTTGCTGAAGGAAAGCATTGGTTTCAATCCATGAGTCAGGAATTCAGCATCAAACCAAGGATAGATCACTATTTGTGCATCGTAGATCTTTTGGGTCGTAATGGACTTTTGGATGAGGCCTTCAATTTCATCCAGGGGATGCCATTGAAACCTGATGTGCGTATCTGGAATGCGTTGCTTTCTGCTTGTCGGGTCTATAAGAAAATCGAACTGGTAGAAGAAATATCAAATAAAATTCAGAGCCTAGGGCCTGAAAGTACAGGCAATTTTGTTCTCTTATCAAACATTTACAGCACTGTTGGGAGATGGGATGATGCTGCTGACGTTAGAGTTATGCAGAAGGGGTTGGGTTTCAGAAAGAGCCCAGGAAGTAGTTGGATTGAAGTAAATGGGGTTATCCATGCATTTGTTGGTGGAGACCGATCTCATTCACAATCAGCCAAAATAAATGAGAAATTGCTGCAATTACAAGCAGAAATGAAAAAGTTGGGCTATATGGCAGAACCTGATTTTGTTTATCAAGATGTTGAAGACGAAGAGAAGGAACACATCCTTCTTTATCATAGTGAAAAGCTTGCTGTTGCATTTGGATTGCTAAACCTGGATGAGGAAAAAGCCATTTTTGTCACAAAGAATTTGCGGGTGTGTGGTGATTGCCACACTGCACTTAAATTTATGACTCTTATCACGAAGAGGCAAATAATTTTGAGGGATACGGTTCGCTTTCACCATTTTTCGGAAGGAAGATGCAGCTGTGGAGATTTctggtga